A single region of the Halorussus gelatinilyticus genome encodes:
- a CDS encoding glucose 1-dehydrogenase encodes MEAIVVRRGETSPTVADLPLPDPEPGEALVRTLRVGVDGTDHEVIEGNHGGFPEGEDRLVLGHEAVGVVAEAEGTPFEEGDVVVPTVRRPPAEGANEYFERGEPDMAPPDACRECGIDGAHGFMSEYFTAPAEYLVPLPEDLAEWGFLVEPVSISEKAIEHAAAARSAFDWDPETGLVLGNGSLGLLTLAMLDQRGYDRTYCLGRRDRPDPTVDIIEELGATYVDSRRTPVTQIPDTHEAMDFVYEATGYARHAFECIEALAPNGVGALLGVPEPWEFEIDGGRLHKEFVMNNKALVGSVNSNVSHFEAAVETLGDFPAWFLDDLVTGVHDLDDYEAAFADDETTIKTAVQFSQI; translated from the coding sequence ATGGAAGCAATCGTCGTCCGGCGGGGCGAGACCTCGCCGACAGTCGCCGACCTGCCGCTGCCCGACCCCGAACCGGGCGAGGCGCTGGTCCGGACGCTCCGTGTCGGCGTGGACGGGACCGACCACGAAGTCATCGAGGGGAACCACGGCGGGTTCCCCGAGGGCGAGGACCGCCTCGTGCTGGGTCACGAGGCGGTCGGCGTCGTCGCCGAGGCCGAGGGCACCCCCTTCGAGGAGGGCGACGTGGTGGTGCCGACCGTCCGACGGCCGCCGGCCGAGGGCGCGAACGAGTACTTCGAGCGCGGCGAACCCGACATGGCTCCGCCCGACGCCTGCCGGGAGTGCGGCATCGACGGCGCGCACGGGTTCATGTCCGAGTACTTCACCGCGCCCGCGGAGTATCTCGTGCCCCTCCCCGAGGACCTCGCGGAGTGGGGATTCCTCGTGGAACCGGTCAGCATCTCCGAGAAGGCCATCGAGCACGCCGCGGCCGCGCGGTCGGCGTTCGACTGGGACCCCGAGACGGGTCTCGTCTTGGGTAACGGGAGCCTCGGCCTGCTCACGCTCGCCATGCTCGACCAGCGCGGCTACGACCGGACGTACTGTCTGGGACGGCGCGACCGCCCCGACCCGACCGTCGACATTATCGAGGAACTGGGCGCGACGTACGTCGATTCGCGCCGGACGCCCGTGACCCAAATTCCGGATACTCACGAAGCGATGGACTTCGTGTACGAGGCGACCGGCTACGCGCGCCACGCCTTCGAGTGCATCGAGGCGCTCGCGCCCAACGGCGTCGGCGCGCTGCTGGGCGTCCCCGAGCCGTGGGAGTTCGAAATCGACGGCGGGCGACTCCACAAGGAGTTCGTGATGAACAACAAGGCGCTGGTCGGGAGCGTCAACTCCAACGTCTCGCACTTCGAGGCGGCGGTCGAGACGCTGGGCGACTTCCCGGCGTGGTTCCTCGACGACCTCGTGACGGGCGTCCACGACCTCGACGACTACGAGGCGGCGTTTGCGGATGACGAAACGACAATAAAGACGGCAGTACAATTTAGTCAGATATGA
- a CDS encoding AIR synthase family protein, giving the protein MIGKLDPDLLARVLSRTGAHDDSVILGPKYGEDAAAMRVGDQLLVVSSDPLSLAKERLGTLAVHVACNDVAASGADPRWLTNVVFLPDDDEATLDDLTTQIDEAARESGVAVVGGHSEYTPALERPMVSMTAMGLADEFVPTGGAEPGDRVVLTKGAGVEGTAVLATDFRDDLADRLPADLLVRAEAFFRDISVLPESRLVRGAATAMHDPTEGGLLTGMVELATASDVRLDVDRSAVPVREETAEICEAMGVDPLRIFGSGALLATVPESEVDGVLADLDEAGIRASEIGTVESVDESADAGVELDGDFVGEAVRDDLYDLWE; this is encoded by the coding sequence ATGATCGGGAAACTCGACCCGGACCTGCTCGCGCGCGTTCTCTCACGGACGGGCGCGCACGACGATTCAGTAATTCTGGGGCCGAAGTACGGCGAGGACGCCGCCGCGATGCGAGTCGGCGACCAGTTGCTCGTGGTCAGTTCGGATCCGCTCTCGCTGGCGAAAGAGCGGTTGGGCACGCTCGCGGTCCACGTCGCGTGCAACGACGTTGCCGCCTCGGGCGCGGACCCGCGGTGGCTCACGAACGTCGTATTCCTGCCCGACGACGACGAGGCGACGCTGGACGACCTGACGACCCAGATAGACGAGGCGGCCCGCGAGTCGGGCGTCGCCGTCGTCGGCGGTCACTCGGAGTACACCCCGGCGCTGGAGCGCCCGATGGTCTCGATGACCGCGATGGGACTCGCCGACGAGTTCGTGCCGACCGGCGGGGCGGAACCGGGCGACCGCGTGGTGCTGACGAAGGGCGCGGGCGTCGAGGGGACCGCGGTGTTGGCGACCGACTTCCGCGACGACCTCGCCGACCGCTTGCCCGCCGACCTGCTGGTGCGCGCCGAGGCGTTCTTCCGGGACATCAGCGTCCTGCCGGAGTCGCGTCTCGTCCGCGGGGCGGCCACCGCGATGCACGACCCGACGGAGGGCGGCCTGCTGACCGGGATGGTCGAGTTGGCGACCGCCTCGGACGTTCGCCTCGACGTGGACCGGAGCGCGGTCCCGGTCCGCGAGGAAACCGCGGAAATCTGTGAGGCGATGGGCGTGGACCCGCTTCGCATCTTCGGGTCGGGCGCGCTGTTGGCGACCGTCCCGGAGTCGGAAGTCGATGGGGTCCTCGCCGACCTCGACGAGGCGGGAATCCGGGCGAGCGAAATCGGGACCGTCGAGAGCGTAGACGAGAGCGCCGACGCCGGCGTCGAACTCGACGGCGACTTCGTCGGCGAGGCGGTCCGCGACGACCTCTACGACCTCTGGGAGTAG
- a CDS encoding HAD family hydrolase: MERYDQLYRLYDEFDAATLRALQNFVDLFPPVDSRVALEHWQEASDELDDRKAEVRDAFPEAGETFCELAARATRDQAFTALDLYAKYDRGVNVLVLDVDETLRSAGGTDNEIPRETLHLLTEFHEAGTPIVVCTGQTLENVKGFLIQGLGNEIVHSGNLSVVYEAGTGVFTPGHGADTKRLLYDDLDRDVRAIFDTVRSRVLSEAPERLRRGCHLQGNEFNVTLKPNFETGSDEARAVIDRALVYELDLLGTAVAAEVGERVEADDETASDWARAYYADQDPEIRGVLESEGETPDCDPEAVPDPIRDTFERIDVAYYEADAAEIGSLELNKVVGVESAFDVLGIDDPFAAVMGDSKSDLRVMEWVAEDGSGIAAAPEHASRDVLDHVIRTDELVFDRGKAGDVLRTIFALNRLANLG; the protein is encoded by the coding sequence ATGGAGCGGTACGACCAACTCTATCGACTCTACGACGAGTTCGACGCCGCGACCCTCCGGGCACTCCAGAACTTCGTGGACCTCTTTCCCCCGGTGGACTCGCGGGTCGCGCTCGAACACTGGCAGGAGGCCAGCGACGAACTCGACGACCGGAAGGCGGAGGTGCGCGACGCCTTCCCCGAGGCGGGCGAGACGTTCTGCGAACTCGCGGCGCGGGCCACGCGCGACCAAGCGTTCACCGCGCTCGACCTCTACGCCAAGTACGACCGCGGCGTGAACGTCCTCGTCCTCGACGTGGACGAGACCCTGCGCTCGGCCGGCGGCACCGACAACGAGATTCCCCGCGAGACGCTCCACCTCCTGACGGAGTTCCACGAGGCCGGGACGCCCATCGTGGTCTGCACCGGCCAGACGCTGGAGAACGTCAAGGGGTTCCTGATTCAGGGTCTCGGCAACGAAATCGTCCACTCCGGAAATCTCTCGGTGGTCTACGAGGCCGGGACCGGGGTGTTCACGCCGGGCCACGGCGCGGACACCAAGCGCCTGCTCTACGACGACTTGGACCGCGACGTGCGCGCCATCTTCGACACGGTGCGCTCGCGGGTCCTCTCGGAGGCCCCCGAACGCCTCCGGCGCGGGTGTCACCTGCAGGGCAACGAGTTCAACGTCACGCTCAAGCCCAACTTCGAGACCGGAAGCGACGAGGCCCGCGCGGTCATCGACCGCGCGCTGGTGTACGAACTCGACCTGCTCGGCACTGCGGTCGCAGCGGAGGTCGGCGAGCGAGTCGAGGCGGACGACGAAACGGCGAGCGACTGGGCGCGCGCCTACTACGCCGATCAGGACCCCGAAATCCGGGGCGTCCTCGAAAGCGAGGGCGAGACGCCCGACTGCGACCCGGAAGCCGTGCCCGACCCGATTCGGGACACCTTCGAGCGCATCGACGTAGCCTACTACGAGGCCGACGCGGCCGAAATCGGGAGCCTCGAACTCAACAAGGTCGTGGGCGTCGAGTCGGCCTTCGACGTGCTGGGCATCGACGACCCGTTCGCCGCGGTCATGGGCGACAGCAAGAGCGACCTCCGGGTGATGGAGTGGGTCGCGGAGGACGGTTCGGGCATCGCGGCCGCGCCGGAACACGCCTCGCGCGACGTGCTGGACCACGTTATCCGGACCGACGAACTGGTGTTCGACCGCGGGAAGGCCGGCGACGTGTTGCGAACGATTTTCGCGCTGAACCGACTGGCGAATCTGGGGTGA
- a CDS encoding MoaD/ThiS family protein has product MNVTVKLTGTLVARTGTHEARVAVPDDATVADVVDELAEQHGPQVRAGVLDGQRLRSDTVVVRETFDSTETLSTYSSLESGDTVRFQLNV; this is encoded by the coding sequence ATGAACGTCACTGTAAAACTTACCGGGACCCTCGTCGCCCGCACCGGCACCCACGAGGCCCGCGTGGCAGTGCCCGACGACGCGACGGTCGCAGACGTGGTGGACGAACTCGCGGAACAGCACGGCCCGCAGGTCCGCGCGGGCGTCCTCGACGGCCAACGCCTCCGCTCGGACACCGTGGTCGTCCGCGAGACGTTCGACTCGACGGAGACGCTCTCGACCTACAGTTCGCTGGAGAGCGGCGACACGGTTCGGTTCCAACTGAACGTCTGA
- a CDS encoding dihydrodipicolinate synthase family protein — translation MANNAPEPGADDPLGVHGVVPPTVTAFHEDESVDYEATAAHARFVVDRGAHGVFPLGTNGEFPLLNAEERDGVVEAVVEEIGDDAPVIAGVGAPSTRQTVAHAEHAESVGADGVVVVTPYYYPVDHDAAVTHYRRVAEAVDLPVYVYHIPSKTGNSLSLDTLDALADIENLVGLKDSSKDVPWLGQAIDAHPELTFLAGSDSLLFPGLEVGCAGMVSAVANAFPELVVELYEAYDEGDEERARELQSEVYDVRSALKRGPYMAGVKTALGLREVGFDPGPLRSPLRTMDDGDEDALRADLSELGLL, via the coding sequence ATGGCGAACAACGCGCCCGAACCCGGCGCGGACGACCCGCTCGGCGTCCACGGCGTCGTCCCGCCGACCGTCACGGCGTTTCACGAGGACGAATCGGTCGATTACGAAGCGACTGCCGCCCACGCGCGATTCGTGGTGGACCGCGGCGCGCACGGCGTCTTCCCGCTGGGGACCAACGGCGAGTTCCCGCTGTTGAACGCCGAGGAGCGCGACGGCGTGGTCGAGGCGGTAGTGGAAGAAATCGGCGACGACGCGCCGGTCATCGCCGGCGTCGGCGCGCCCAGCACGCGCCAGACCGTCGCGCACGCCGAACACGCCGAGTCGGTCGGCGCGGACGGCGTGGTCGTCGTGACGCCTTACTACTACCCGGTGGACCACGACGCCGCGGTCACCCACTATCGGCGCGTCGCCGAGGCGGTGGACCTCCCGGTGTACGTCTACCACATCCCGAGCAAGACGGGCAACTCGCTGTCGCTCGACACGCTCGACGCGCTCGCCGACATCGAGAATCTGGTCGGGCTGAAGGACTCGAGCAAGGACGTGCCGTGGCTCGGGCAGGCAATCGACGCCCACCCCGAACTGACCTTCCTCGCCGGTTCGGACTCGCTCCTGTTCCCCGGATTGGAGGTCGGCTGTGCGGGGATGGTCAGCGCAGTGGCCAACGCCTTCCCCGAACTGGTCGTAGAGCTCTACGAGGCCTACGACGAGGGCGACGAGGAGCGCGCCCGCGAGTTGCAGAGCGAGGTGTACGACGTGCGCTCGGCGCTCAAGCGCGGCCCGTACATGGCCGGCGTCAAGACCGCGCTCGGCCTGCGCGAGGTCGGCTTCGACCCCGGCCCGCTCCGGAGTCCGCTCCGGACGATGGACGACGGGGACGAAGACGCGCTCCGCGCGGACCTCTCCGAACTCGGCCTGCTCTGA
- a CDS encoding mandelate racemase/muconate lactonizing enzyme family protein, with protein MVRNYESLHDPNAEYTMRDLSAETMGCGGQRGEGRDVEITDVQTTMVDGNFPWTLVRIYSDAGVVGTGEAYWGAGVPELIERMKPFVVGENPLDIDRLFEHLVQKMSGEGSIEGVTVSAISGIEVALHDLAGKILDVPAYQLLGGKYRDKVRVYCDCHAGEEADPESNADEAERVVEELGYDALKFDLDVPSGHEKDRANRHLRNPEIDHKVDIVEAVTERVGDRADVAFDCHWTFSAGSAKRLASALEEYDIWWLEDPVPPENHDVQREVTHSTTTPIAAGENVYRKHGQRRLIEEQAVDMIAPDMPKTGGMRETRKIADLADMYYVPVAMHNVSSPVATMASAHVGTAIPNSLAVEYHSYQLGWWEDLVEEDVIEDGYIEIPEEPGLGVTLDMDVVEEHMVEGETLFDEA; from the coding sequence ATGGTTCGTAACTACGAGTCGCTCCACGACCCGAACGCCGAGTACACGATGCGGGACCTCTCGGCGGAGACGATGGGCTGTGGCGGCCAGCGCGGCGAAGGGCGCGACGTAGAGATTACCGACGTGCAGACGACGATGGTGGACGGCAACTTCCCGTGGACGCTCGTGAGAATCTACTCCGACGCCGGGGTCGTGGGGACCGGCGAGGCCTACTGGGGCGCGGGCGTGCCGGAACTCATCGAACGGATGAAGCCGTTCGTCGTGGGCGAGAACCCGCTGGACATCGACCGCCTCTTCGAGCATCTCGTCCAGAAGATGTCCGGCGAAGGCTCCATCGAGGGCGTCACCGTCAGCGCCATCTCGGGCATCGAGGTCGCGCTCCACGACCTCGCGGGCAAGATTCTCGACGTTCCGGCCTACCAGCTTCTGGGCGGCAAGTACCGCGACAAGGTTCGCGTCTACTGCGACTGTCACGCCGGCGAGGAGGCCGACCCCGAGAGCAACGCCGACGAGGCCGAGCGCGTGGTCGAGGAACTGGGCTACGACGCCCTGAAGTTCGACCTCGACGTACCCTCGGGCCACGAGAAGGACCGCGCGAACCGCCACCTCCGCAACCCCGAAATCGACCACAAGGTGGACATCGTGGAGGCGGTCACCGAGCGCGTCGGCGACCGCGCGGACGTCGCCTTCGACTGCCACTGGACGTTCTCGGCGGGGAGCGCCAAGCGCCTCGCCAGTGCGCTCGAAGAGTACGACATCTGGTGGCTCGAAGACCCCGTGCCGCCGGAGAACCACGACGTCCAGCGCGAGGTCACCCACTCGACCACCACGCCCATCGCTGCGGGCGAGAACGTCTACCGCAAGCACGGCCAGCGCCGCCTCATCGAGGAGCAGGCCGTGGACATGATAGCCCCCGACATGCCCAAGACCGGCGGGATGCGCGAGACCCGCAAAATCGCGGACCTCGCCGACATGTACTACGTGCCCGTCGCCATGCACAACGTCTCCTCGCCCGTGGCGACGATGGCCTCGGCCCACGTCGGCACCGCCATCCCGAACTCGCTGGCGGTCGAGTACCACAGCTACCAGCTCGGCTGGTGGGAGGACCTCGTGGAGGAGGACGTCATCGAGGACGGCTACATCGAGATTCCCGAGGAACCGGGTCTCGGCGTGACGCTGGACATGGACGTCGTGGAGGAGCACATGGTCGAAGGCGAGACGCTGTTCGACGAGGCGTAG
- a CDS encoding MFS transporter — protein sequence MTTAPEPPTRDSAAVPWRSPTVRVVFAATALAPLGVPLLSPALPVVREAFGLTDAATSLLISVYFLTGIVLSPFIGLLADRVGRKRVLVPSLVVFSLAGSAIALAPPFRAVLAVRLVQGTAAAGIFVTTVTLIGDAFEGVQRNAVLGVNTAVLASGAAVYPLLGGYLATISWNAPFVAYLLGLPVALFAWVALEETAVESATGRGSAYLRAAARTLARRAAVLPYGTALVTEVLLFGTVITAMPFLLVGTYGVSPVFVGGIITVTEAVSAGVAAANGRLAESLSDERIVALGYACYGVGLLVAWWAATLPALVAGVVVFGAGVGLTMPSVDALLSDLVTAKHRAGVLSLRNSVTFLGRAVGPVLFAGVAVETGYRPLLLAAGVAGLVGVAATLVLSENEQ from the coding sequence ATGACCACCGCCCCGGAACCGCCAACCCGCGACTCGGCCGCCGTCCCGTGGCGCTCGCCCACGGTCAGGGTCGTCTTCGCGGCCACCGCGCTCGCGCCGCTGGGCGTCCCGCTTCTCAGCCCCGCGCTCCCGGTCGTCCGCGAGGCGTTCGGTCTCACCGACGCGGCGACCAGTCTGCTGATTTCGGTCTACTTCCTGACGGGCATCGTGCTCTCGCCGTTCATCGGCCTGCTCGCCGACCGGGTGGGTCGCAAGCGCGTCCTCGTGCCCTCGCTGGTCGTGTTCAGCCTCGCCGGGAGCGCAATCGCGCTCGCGCCGCCGTTCCGGGCGGTCCTCGCGGTCCGACTCGTGCAGGGCACCGCGGCCGCGGGCATCTTCGTGACCACCGTGACGCTCATCGGCGACGCCTTCGAGGGCGTCCAGCGCAACGCGGTCCTCGGGGTCAACACCGCGGTCCTCGCGTCGGGCGCGGCGGTCTACCCCCTGCTCGGGGGCTACCTCGCAACTATCTCGTGGAACGCGCCGTTCGTCGCGTACCTGCTCGGACTCCCCGTCGCGCTGTTCGCGTGGGTCGCGCTCGAAGAGACGGCCGTCGAGAGCGCGACCGGTCGCGGGAGCGCGTACCTCCGCGCGGCGGCCCGCACCCTCGCGCGCCGGGCCGCGGTCCTGCCGTACGGCACCGCGCTCGTGACCGAAGTCCTGCTGTTCGGCACGGTCATCACGGCGATGCCGTTCCTGCTCGTCGGCACCTACGGCGTCTCGCCGGTGTTCGTCGGCGGCATCATCACCGTCACCGAAGCCGTCTCGGCCGGCGTCGCCGCCGCGAACGGTCGCCTCGCCGAGTCGCTGTCGGACGAGCGCATCGTCGCGCTCGGCTACGCCTGCTACGGGGTCGGCCTGCTGGTCGCGTGGTGGGCCGCCACGCTCCCGGCGCTGGTCGCTGGCGTCGTCGTCTTCGGTGCCGGAGTCGGCCTGACGATGCCCTCAGTAGACGCGCTGTTGAGCGACCTCGTGACCGCGAAGCATCGCGCCGGAGTCCTGAGCCTCCGGAACAGCGTCACCTTCCTCGGCCGCGCGGTCGGGCCGGTTCTGTTCGCCGGAGTCGCCGTCGAGACCGGCTATCGACCGCTCCTGCTCGCGGCGGGCGTGGCCGGACTGGTCGGGGTCGCGGCGACGCTCGTCCTCTCTGAAAACGAACAGTAA
- a CDS encoding group 1 truncated hemoglobin: MSGTLYERLGGEDAISAVVESFYDRVLDDERIAHYFEETDMSALRAHQTQFLSSVAGGPVEYDGRDLETAHDHLGIDGRDFEIVARHLDDALAEFDVSEDDRKTVVAAVGELRSAVVSAE, from the coding sequence ATGTCCGGGACCCTCTACGAGCGCCTCGGCGGCGAAGACGCGATTTCGGCCGTCGTGGAATCGTTTTACGACCGCGTCCTCGACGACGAGCGAATCGCACACTACTTCGAGGAGACCGACATGTCGGCGCTCCGCGCTCACCAGACGCAGTTCCTCTCGTCGGTGGCCGGCGGCCCGGTCGAGTACGACGGTCGGGACCTCGAAACCGCCCACGACCACCTCGGTATCGACGGGCGCGACTTCGAAATCGTCGCCCGCCACCTCGACGACGCGCTGGCCGAGTTCGACGTGTCGGAGGACGACCGGAAGACGGTCGTCGCCGCGGTGGGCGAACTCCGGTCGGCCGTCGTCTCCGCGGAGTGA
- a CDS encoding response regulator: MKTGILIVDDSEFMRQRVKSALADDQYRIVAEAPNGAWAIQKYKENAEEVDLILMDIVMRKANGLKATAAIKKLDDDVRVIMCTSVGQRQKIQLAARAGADAYITKPFEDEELTEAIDGVVTG, encoded by the coding sequence ATGAAGACCGGGATTCTCATCGTAGACGACTCGGAGTTCATGCGCCAACGGGTCAAGAGCGCGCTGGCCGACGACCAGTACCGAATCGTCGCCGAAGCGCCGAACGGCGCGTGGGCCATCCAGAAGTACAAGGAGAACGCCGAGGAGGTGGACCTCATCCTGATGGACATCGTGATGCGGAAGGCCAACGGGCTGAAAGCGACCGCGGCCATCAAGAAACTGGACGACGACGTGCGGGTCATCATGTGTACCAGCGTCGGCCAGCGCCAGAAAATTCAGCTGGCGGCGCGGGCCGGGGCCGACGCCTACATCACCAAACCCTTCGAGGACGAGGAGTTGACCGAGGCCATCGACGGGGTGGTGACGGGATGA